In one Methanobrevibacter arboriphilus genomic region, the following are encoded:
- a CDS encoding winged helix-turn-helix domain-containing protein, with the protein MNKEQIKLLSYIKRSEYRADILKTMENEMQFPSQIAKKVDLRINQVSTLLKGLKEKGLVECINEEEKMGRFYKLTEKGKNIVENL; encoded by the coding sequence ATGAACAAGGAACAAATAAAATTATTGTCCTATATAAAAAGGTCAGAATATAGAGCTGATATATTAAAAACAATGGAAAATGAAATGCAATTCCCTTCCCAAATAGCTAAAAAAGTTGATTTAAGGATAAATCAAGTTAGTACTCTCTTAAAAGGATTAAAAGAAAAAGGTCTTGTTGAATGCATCAATGAAGAGGAAAAAATGGGTAGATTTTATAAACTAACTGAAAAAGGAAAAAATATAGTTGAAAACTTGTAA